In a single window of the Streptomyces sp. NBC_00094 genome:
- a CDS encoding GNAT family N-acetyltransferase — translation MTTTFPDISINTDRLVLRALEEADAPALAEMMNDDQVGAWTAVPQPYSEAAARTWITEYAPAERAAGRGIDLAVTEFLTQRLVGVIQLGNTNWRVRSTEISYIIAPWARGEGYASEAALATAQWLFGDQKFERLELRTAADNTASQQVAQKIGCISEGVLRNACIARTRTEDGGWTDLRTDFIVWGLLPEDLDGVADQMAEAGYSSYTDWS, via the coding sequence ATGACTACCACCTTCCCGGACATCTCCATCAACACGGACCGGTTGGTGCTGCGCGCGCTCGAAGAGGCGGACGCCCCCGCCCTCGCCGAGATGATGAACGACGACCAGGTCGGCGCCTGGACCGCCGTGCCCCAGCCCTACAGCGAGGCGGCCGCCCGTACCTGGATCACCGAGTACGCGCCCGCCGAACGCGCCGCGGGGCGGGGCATCGACCTCGCCGTCACCGAGTTCCTGACCCAGCGTCTGGTCGGGGTGATCCAGCTGGGCAACACCAACTGGCGGGTCAGATCCACCGAGATCTCCTACATCATCGCCCCCTGGGCCCGCGGTGAGGGTTACGCCTCCGAAGCCGCGCTCGCCACCGCCCAGTGGCTCTTCGGCGACCAGAAGTTCGAGCGCCTCGAACTGCGCACCGCGGCGGACAACACCGCCTCCCAGCAGGTCGCCCAGAAGATCGGCTGCATCAGCGAAGGCGTCCTGCGGAACGCCTGCATAGCCCGCACCCGCACCGAGGACGGCGGCTGGACCGACCTGCGCACCGACTTCATCGTCTGGGGCCTCCTCCCCGAGGACCTCGACGGCGTCGCCGACCAGATGGCCGAGGCCGGGTACTCCTCGTACACCGACTGGAGCTGA
- a CDS encoding MetQ/NlpA family ABC transporter substrate-binding protein: MRKNIKLTAGIAATAALALGLSACGTSSDPSSTKDTAGSGDTSKPLVVAASPTPHADILNFVKENLAEKAGLKLEVKEFTDYVLPNTATQSGQVDANFFQHKPYLDDFNQKNKTTIVPVVNVHLEPLGLYSKSLKSVKDIKAGQTIAVPNDTTNGGRALQLLAENGLITLKPGVGTNAKLSDITDKKGLEFKELEAATVPRALNDVDAAVINGNYAIEAKLSPANDALVLEKSEGNPYANFLAVKEGNEKDARVQKLAELLNSPEVKKYIEDTYKGSVIPAFGAVAK, translated from the coding sequence GTGCGTAAGAACATCAAGCTCACCGCCGGTATCGCCGCCACCGCCGCCCTCGCCCTCGGCCTCTCCGCCTGCGGCACCTCCTCGGACCCGTCCTCCACCAAGGACACGGCCGGCTCCGGCGACACCTCCAAGCCGCTCGTCGTCGCCGCGTCCCCGACGCCGCACGCCGACATCCTCAACTTCGTCAAGGAGAACCTGGCCGAGAAGGCGGGCCTGAAGCTGGAGGTGAAGGAGTTCACGGACTACGTCCTGCCGAACACCGCCACCCAGTCCGGCCAGGTCGACGCCAACTTCTTCCAGCACAAGCCGTACCTCGACGACTTCAACCAGAAGAACAAGACCACCATCGTCCCCGTGGTCAACGTCCACCTGGAGCCGCTGGGTCTCTACTCCAAGAGCCTCAAGTCGGTGAAGGACATCAAGGCCGGCCAGACCATCGCCGTGCCGAACGACACCACCAACGGCGGCCGCGCGCTCCAGCTGCTCGCCGAGAACGGCCTGATCACCCTCAAGCCGGGCGTCGGCACCAACGCCAAGCTCTCCGACATCACCGACAAGAAGGGCCTGGAGTTCAAGGAGCTGGAGGCCGCCACCGTGCCCCGCGCCCTGAACGACGTGGACGCCGCCGTCATCAACGGCAACTACGCCATCGAGGCCAAGCTCTCGCCGGCGAACGACGCCCTCGTCCTGGAGAAGTCGGAAGGCAACCCGTACGCCAACTTCCTCGCCGTCAAGGAGGGCAACGAGAAGGACGCCCGCGTGCAGAAGCTCGCCGAGCTCCTCAACTCGCCCGAGGTGAAGAAGTACATCGAGGACACCTACAAGGGCTCGGTCATCCCGGCCTTCGGCGCCGTCGCCAAGTAA